CCACAGATAGCGCTCGTATGGCTCCTATATTTCTATGTCATCAAAAGAGCTGATAATGAATATAGTGAATTAATGACAAATTTGACTGAGTCAAAATATCTGAAAtgtgaacaaaatattatttaatgcGACAGATGTACAAGTCAGGTATAAGGTTAGGAAACGAGGATATCAGGATATTACAACTATACAGTTAGTGAGCAAAATTCTCATAAAATTCACAGTTCTATGGAAGTGCCACATAGAAAGAGAGAGTAATAACTCTGGCAAAATCGATGTATGTTAGATGTATGTTAATTCATAGAAAACATATCAAAATTGCAGATATATTATCAGTAACTTTATAAGAAATTGAGTCAGATTCGCCTCCGACAACAATGTATTTGTTTTCTGGAGATATATTGGACTCCCCTATTTACCTGCAAAACAGAACGcagcatattttaaaaggttaaatgtCAAATATAAATACCAACGTACACACTCCAGCACAGAGCTACTGCAGTAATTGGTTGTGACTCTGAGCGCCGCTGTTCGCCAATCAGGGAGAGAAACGCGACAAGAgatccagccagcccagccctgctgttaCACAGCACAGAACACGGAGATCAGACTCTCAGTCCCCGGGTCTCTCTGGACTAAGCATTAATGGACGATACTGGCTGAAACTGGCTCCAGATCTGATACCCGATATTTTCGGAAATATTTGACCAAAGATAAAATCCAAACGGAGACATTCCCTGACAGAGAATCGGCGGCGCTACATCAGCAAGGAAATGACCCGGCACTGTACAGGGCGAGTCCTATTCTGCGTGATATTGGTTGCCATTTCGGAGGCAGTTGCTGGGCAGATTCGCTATTCCATTCCGGAGGAAATGCAGAAAGGCTCTTCCGTGGGGAACATCGCAAAGGATCTGGAGCTGGATGTAGAGCAGCTCTCAGACAGCGCCGTTCGCATTGTTTCCAGAGGTAGGACGCAgtgttttgctttgaattttaagAGCGGCCATTTATACATCACGGAAAGGATAGACAGAGAAGAGATCTGTGGTGGGATGGAAATGTGTCTGTTAAATTGTGAGGTTATAGCTCAAGCTAAAATGAAGCTTTTTCCGGTCGAAGTAGAAATCACAGATATTAATGATAATGCTCCCAGCTTCCAGTCAGAAGAATTCGATTTAAAAATCAGTGAAACAGCAGCCCCAGGATCACGGTTTTCTGTGCGTCAGGCAGAGGACCCAGATATTCCATCCAGAATTTTTAAATTCCATCCAGAGCTACCAACTCAGCAGTAACACGCATTTCTTACTGGATGTAGAAACGCGATCTGATGGAATAAAATACGCTGAATTGGTGCTGGAAAAGTCTCTAGACCGGGAAGAACAAGCCGTTCACAAGCTAATCCTCACAGCCACTGACGGGGGAGATCCAGTCAGATCCGGCACTGCGCAAATCCGCGTAATTGTTCTCGATTCTAATGACAAAGCCCCAGTTTTTAGCCAGCCTGTCTACAGAGTGAACATTTGGGAAAACGTGCCTGAAGGTTCCCCGGTTGTCACAGTAAAAGCCACTGATCCGGATGAAGGAGTCAACAAAGAGGTGAAATACTCTTTCCAAAAAATCACAGACAAAGCTTCAAAAAAACTTCAACTGGATTCGAACACGGGAGATGTAACTATTGTGGGAAATCTGGACTTTGAGGAAGCTGCATTATATGAAATTGAGGTGCAAGCGCATGACGGGGTAGGCCTTTTTGACAGATCCAAAATTGTAATCGTTGTTCGCGATGTGAATGACAACGCTCCGGAAATCGCTCTCAGATCTCTCATCAGCTCGATCCCCGAGGACTCTCCCCCGGGGACTGTCATCGCCCTTTTAAATGTGCAAGATCCAAACTCAGGAGAGAACGGGGAGGTCACGTGCTCCACACCCAGCGACCTCCCCTTCCAGCTGAAGAAACCCTTCGAGAATTATTACAGTCTGGTGACAGACCGAGGCCtggacagggagcaggtggcaGCATACAACATCACAGTGACCGACACGGACAATGGGACTCGTCTTCTTTCTACAGCCACCACGATCCCACTCCAGATTTTAGACACGAATGACAACTGTCCCCTCTTCGATAAAACATCCTACACCGGCTACGTCACGGAGAATAACCCGAGAGGAGTCTCTGTTTTCTCCCTGAGGGCGAGTGACCCCGACTGGGGGGAAAACGCGAGAGTCACTTACTCCATTATTGAAGGAGACAGAAGCGAAGTGCCTTTGTCCTCCTCCATCTCCATTAACTCCGAGACTGGGGCTCTCTACGCTCTGCGCTCCTTCGATTACGAACAGTTCCGGGAGATTCGGTTCCAAGTGcaggctcaggatgggggttccccacctctcagcagtAATGTCTCCGTCACTCTCTTTATACTGGATCAGAATGACAACAGCCCGCACATCTTACACCCCTCCTTTCCCACCGATGGCTCCACGGGAGTGGAGTTGGCCCCTCGCTCCTCCGAGCCGGGTTACCTGGTCACTAAGGTGGTGGCGGTGGATGCAGACTCCGGGCAGAACGCCTGGCTCTCCTACCAGCTGCTGAAGGCTACAGAGCCGGGGCTCTTCTCTGTAGGACTCCACAGCGGCGAGATCAGGACAGCGCGCTCCTTTGTAGACAAAGATGCGCTCAAGCAAAGTCTGGTGGTTTTAGTGAAGGACAACGGGcagccccctctctctgccacgGCCACTGTCACAGTGGTGGTGGCTGACAGCATCCCTGAAATCCTCTCCGATTTAAGCAGTCTCTCAACTCCTGCAGACCCCCAGTCCAGCCTCACCTTGTATTTGGTGATCGCTGTGGCTTCCGTTTCTTGCTTGTTCTTTACCTTTATCATAGTATTACTGGCCCTGAGGCTCCGCAGGTGGAGAAACTCGCAGCTGTTTGACTCCTCGAGTGTGACTTTCAGTGGAGTTCCCGTCTCGCAGCTTTTGGGGGTCGATGAAGTCAGAGCTTTTCTTCACTCCTACTCACATGAGGGTTCTCTAACCACGAACTCCAGGAAGAGCCAGTTCAACTTTCCCAAATCAAACTATTCAAATACTCTGACCAGTCAGCAGACTTGTGAGATAAAGGATCCTATTCTAGTTACTGGAGAATTAAACATTAGTAACGGGGATCAGACCTCGCTTCAGGTGAGCTAATATTTTTGGCGCGTTTTTATGGTCTAAATACATTTGTGGAGCCAGTAAAGGCACTTGTAATTCATAGATTATGTGGTATTGTAATCAGCGGAGTATTTGGTCActacatataaataaaatgtgtttgtgtgtacagTAAGGTTTGTACTGAGCTATAAAGAAGAGATATTCTAAATCACTTTATCAGTTCCTTTTAAATAGAGATTGATATAAAAACCTGGCACTACCTTTGTCTATTTTTGGTGATGTGGACCTATAATTATAGTTAAATTTCTCTGTCATTGGTGCAGGgatatttcaagatttttttcattGCATCATACGATAGATTTTGAGCACACGGGTTTATTAGAACCAATTTTAACTTCCCAGAAATGCTTGAAATTTGAGACACGTGAGGGTATGACTGGTAACCTTTTACTGTGTTTCCTTAGGGCAGTTCTATAGGAGAACTTTGTCTAGTGCGTACTTACAGTTCAGTTTATGAGACTGGAACCTTTTCTTAGTTGATTTAGAAATACTTTCTGTGgtggacagatttttttaaagaaaaaaattaatctaaaaaGGACAATAATGCTCTACATGTAAGTAAGAAAATTGTTTCACTCAGAAGTTTTCTTTGAGGCCCGTGGCCGCTCATGTCATTCTCGTATTAAAAATATTGTCTTGTGTCCAACAATAGGTAAGTATCTTTGGGTGTATTTCAGGTATGTGGTAGATGTGATTCTTTAAATAGAAATTGTGAAAAATGTTGGAAAGTTCTTACCATTATTCATattcatacatacatacacacacacatacatacaaatacaTATTTAAAGAATCAGACCCACCACATGCACAAATATGGCACAGAAAACTAAGGCTTGGCACTATCCACAGATGGATAGATACACGTGTGCAGAAGCAAATAGCATTCAcggctattttttatttttctttattatttatttatttattattgtttacatCTATTTTGTGATTCACTTGTTTACAATTAGGgacaatcattttaaaatgctgtacaTATGGAATACCTTGTAAGCAGAAAATAAAACCTCCCATGGTAGTCACTTGAGCTCTACTGGCACCTGAATAAGATCGCTGCTCTTGCAGTTCTCCGGTTGAGACTCAGAGTGCCGCTGTTGGCCAATgcggagccagggctggggccggagATCCACCGAAGCCTCCTGTAGTGCGATTGCTCCGTCACACAGCGCAGATCGGAAAGAGCATAGCAAAGAAACCTTCACAGTCCGGCTGAGAAAGGGGGACGTCCTCAGAGCTCTCTGTACACATAATCAACAGGCAATCCGGGCTCTGTCTGCGATAAGTTACTGTTGATT
Above is a genomic segment from Natator depressus isolate rNatDep1 chromosome 8, rNatDep2.hap1, whole genome shotgun sequence containing:
- the LOC141992803 gene encoding LOW QUALITY PROTEIN: protocadherin gamma-A4-like (The sequence of the model RefSeq protein was modified relative to this genomic sequence to represent the inferred CDS: deleted 1 base in 1 codon) translates to MTRHCTGRVLFCVILVAISEAVAGQIRYSIPEEMQKGSSVGNIAKDLELDVEQLSDSAVRIVSRGRTQCFALNFKSGHLYITERIDREEICGGMEMCLLNCEVIAQAKMKLFPVEVEITDINDNAPSFQSEEFDLKISETAAPGSRFSVRQAEDPDIPPEFLNSIQSYQLSSNTHFLLDVETRSDGIKYAELVLEKSLDREEQAVHKLILTATDGGDPVRSGTAQIRVIVLDSNDKAPVFSQPVYRVNIWENVPEGSPVVTVKATDPDEGVNKEVKYSFQKITDKASKKLQLDSNTGDVTIVGNLDFEEAALYEIEVQAHDGVGLFDRSKIVIVVRDVNDNAPEIALRSLISSIPEDSPPGTVIALLNVQDPNSGENGEVTCSTPSDLPFQLKKPFENYYSLVTDRGLDREQVAAYNITVTDTDNGTRLLSTATTIPLQILDTNDNCPLFDKTSYTGYVTENNPRGVSVFSLRASDPDWGENARVTYSIIEGDRSEVPLSSSISINSETGALYALRSFDYEQFREIRFQVQAQDGGSPPLSSNVSVTLFILDQNDNSPHILHPSFPTDGSTGVELAPRSSEPGYLVTKVVAVDADSGQNAWLSYQLLKATEPGLFSVGLHSGEIRTARSFVDKDALKQSLVVLVKDNGQPPLSATATVTVVVADSIPEILSDLSSLSTPADPQSSLTLYLVIAVASVSCLFFTFIIVLLALRLRRWRNSQLFDSSSVTFSGVPVSQLLGVDEVRAFLHSYSHEGSLTTNSRKSQFNFPKSNYSNTLTSQQTCEIKDPILVTGELNISNGDQTSLQVS